A genomic window from Amblyraja radiata isolate CabotCenter1 chromosome 18, sAmbRad1.1.pri, whole genome shotgun sequence includes:
- the c18h3orf14 gene encoding uncharacterized protein C3orf14 homolog isoform X1: MSYLAYEVELSKRHEKILGQRTALLQQMEEQLESQTKKKKLRAVKFESANERNALLLKDLEAAEDSLRVGLHTQLHPTVIALETKYWASIEEQLPKWEQFLLGRTRNPVEERSSRPKKTQNQLLQDNDTYKNTNSQSPTSTFKTPPRCPRSGKQK, encoded by the exons ATGTCTTACTTAGCATATGAAGTTGAACTGAGCAAACGTCATGAGAAAAT ATTAGGTCAAAGAACTGCATTGCTTCAGCAAATGGAAGAGCAGCTTGAAAGTCAGACAAAGAAGAAAAAATTGCGAGCAGTAAAGTTTGAGTCGGCAAATGAGAGAAATGCGTTACTTTTAAAA gATTTGGAAGCAGCCGAAGACAGCTTAAGAGTTGGACTACATACGCAACTACATCCAACTGTTATCGCCCTTGAG ACCAAATATTGGGCATCCATCGAAGAACAACTTCCTAAATGGGAACAGTTTTTACTGGGGCGAACAAGAAATCCGGTTGAAGAAAGGAGTTCAAGGCCCAAAAAAACGCAGAACCAGTTACTTCAAGACAATGATACTTATAAAAATACTAATTCACAGTCTCCAACATCAACGTTCAAGACGCCACCACGATGTCCTCGTTCAGGAAaacaaaaatga
- the c18h3orf14 gene encoding uncharacterized protein C3orf14 homolog isoform X2 — MSYLAYEVELSKRHEKILGQRTALLQQMEEQLESQTKKKKLRAVKFESANERNALLLKDLEAAEDSLRVGLHTQLHPTVIALEDY; from the exons ATGTCTTACTTAGCATATGAAGTTGAACTGAGCAAACGTCATGAGAAAAT ATTAGGTCAAAGAACTGCATTGCTTCAGCAAATGGAAGAGCAGCTTGAAAGTCAGACAAAGAAGAAAAAATTGCGAGCAGTAAAGTTTGAGTCGGCAAATGAGAGAAATGCGTTACTTTTAAAA gATTTGGAAGCAGCCGAAGACAGCTTAAGAGTTGGACTACATACGCAACTACATCCAACTGTTATCGCCCTTGAG